The following coding sequences are from one Capsicum annuum cultivar UCD-10X-F1 unplaced genomic scaffold, UCD10Xv1.1 ctg78212, whole genome shotgun sequence window:
- the LOC107848981 gene encoding protein ACCELERATED CELL DEATH 6-like — translation MPDPNDKTGMGSKMRQRKDDHDKAKKEERKEIENIMKAAQMHIVVATLIMTVAFTAGFTLPGGFDSNTDSPNKGTAILLRSKAFCAFVATDAIAFTSSAVAVFTFFAMAAGGITTELPVMSRLYRIAIHLQLVAMSSVVIAFVTGMYATLAHSVGLVVIVCVIGCMCFIMYVWIIIVLGG, via the coding sequence ATGCCAGATCCAAATGATAAAACAGGAATGGGAAGTAAGATGCGACAGAGGAAGGATGATCATGATAAAGCTAAGAAGGAAGAACGAAAAGAAATCGAAAATATTATGAAGGCAGCTCAAATGCATATTGTTGTGGCCACTCTAATAATGACAGTTGCCTTCACAGCTGGATTTACACTGCCAGGAGGTTTTGACAGCAACACTGATAGCCCTAATAAAGGGACAGCGATTCTATTAAGGAGTAAAGCATTTTGTGCATTTGTTGCTACCGATGCCATCGCGTTCACATCCTCTGCTGTTGCTGTATTCACCTTCTTTGCCATGGCAGCAGGTGGAATAACAACCGAGTTGCCAGTTATGAGTCGACTTTATAGGATCGCAATTCATTTGCAGCTTGTGGCCATGTCGTCTGTTGTAATTGCATTTGTAACGGGTATGTATGCTACTTTAGCACATTCAGTTGGTCTCGTCGTTATTGTCTGTGTCATCGGTTGCATGTGTTTCATTATGTATGTGTGGATTATCATTGTTCTTGGAGGATAA